Proteins from a single region of Streptomyces sp. HUAS 15-9:
- a CDS encoding iron-containing redox enzyme family protein: MLKGDLEFRPRLRHCTFFVPSSGGDVLMIVGDQHFQLEQHGAQLKDFLNLKRYLDGRHTVKQISEITNVTPEDVLGIVNAFAEQGLLREENPELENIPVDVFLKQIDKSTAMWTEQIGYHRLWSGLENQEYRKEVFLGLILETYHYINSASRHISTAISHCSDPQWKRLLSEYLAEEYDHAWMARDSLIRMGLSKEEIENAHPIIGTWSWTNNLCEIAREDTLGYLACTKLFEARGTETLEGAETLQRLAEAYGYPKDCLEPLVSHVRTDVEANHTGLLEEALEGRNYIPAEQAHRAVNNLHDLKHSFDQYNDGIILYYSDVSNYIPRLKVDYFSL, translated from the coding sequence ATGCTCAAGGGCGACCTCGAATTCCGTCCGCGCCTCAGGCACTGCACCTTCTTCGTCCCCAGCAGCGGGGGCGACGTGCTCATGATCGTCGGTGACCAGCACTTCCAGTTGGAGCAGCATGGTGCCCAACTCAAGGACTTCCTGAACCTCAAGCGCTATCTGGACGGCCGACACACGGTCAAGCAGATCTCGGAGATCACAAACGTCACTCCGGAAGATGTTCTCGGGATAGTCAACGCATTCGCGGAGCAGGGCCTGCTCCGCGAGGAGAATCCCGAGCTCGAAAACATCCCCGTCGACGTTTTCCTGAAGCAGATCGACAAATCCACAGCCATGTGGACCGAGCAGATCGGTTACCACCGACTGTGGTCCGGACTGGAGAACCAGGAGTACCGCAAAGAGGTGTTCCTAGGGCTCATCCTGGAAACGTACCACTACATAAATTCGGCGAGTCGCCACATCTCCACGGCCATTTCCCACTGCTCGGACCCGCAGTGGAAGAGGCTGCTCTCGGAGTACCTCGCCGAGGAATACGATCACGCCTGGATGGCCCGGGACAGCCTCATCCGCATGGGTCTGTCCAAGGAAGAGATCGAGAACGCCCACCCGATCATCGGCACCTGGTCGTGGACCAACAACCTCTGTGAGATCGCGCGCGAGGACACCCTCGGGTACCTGGCGTGCACGAAGCTCTTCGAGGCCCGTGGCACGGAGACCCTCGAAGGCGCCGAGACGCTACAGCGGTTGGCAGAGGCCTACGGCTACCCGAAGGACTGCCTCGAACCGCTGGTCTCCCATGTCAGGACGGACGTCGAGGCGAACCACACCGGCCTGCTTGAGGAAGCTCTGGAGGGTCGCAATTACATACCCGCGGAGCAGGCGCACCGTGCAGTCAACAACCTGCACGACCTCAAGCACTCGTTCGACCAGTACAACGACGGAATCATCCTGTACTACTCGGACGTGTCCAACTACATCCCTCGTCTGAAGGTCGACTACTTCAGCCTGTGA
- a CDS encoding ornithine cyclodeaminase family protein has product MTLLLGAAELQRLLIPQAVIRALRRGFVAALAPQTSPQRIRQSLPSSPGSVAVLLPGLLTGIPAYTVKVNAKFPDADPAISGIVCLHDLRTGELLALLDSAFVTAWRTGLSAALATDLLSSAGTDTVGIIGAGAQSDMTLRGLTQLRAVKRVVIHDVDGGRAHQMAKFWQQAGLECQVVDSARAVARYCGSIVAATWSRRPLLHFPDLRPGSHITSLGADEPGKEELDAELLRHARVIVDDLDLAMTSGALGSAGLQPGDAAAVLGQIIEGTVPARTDAEQVTVYSPVGLPWQDLALSWAAYQAARDSGAGIEFQFYSRPNDEGNS; this is encoded by the coding sequence ATGACCCTGCTGCTTGGTGCTGCCGAACTGCAGCGGCTGCTCATACCGCAGGCGGTCATCCGAGCGTTGCGCCGGGGCTTCGTCGCAGCCCTTGCCCCGCAGACATCACCGCAGCGCATCCGCCAGAGTCTGCCGTCGTCCCCCGGGAGCGTCGCTGTACTGCTTCCGGGGCTGCTGACGGGCATCCCCGCCTACACGGTGAAGGTGAACGCGAAGTTCCCCGATGCAGACCCGGCGATTTCCGGCATCGTGTGTCTCCACGACCTGAGGACAGGAGAACTGCTCGCGCTGCTCGACTCCGCCTTTGTGACCGCATGGCGGACCGGACTGTCGGCAGCTTTGGCCACCGACCTGCTCAGCTCGGCCGGAACAGACACCGTGGGAATCATCGGCGCCGGAGCTCAGTCGGACATGACTCTGCGCGGACTGACTCAGCTACGCGCGGTGAAGCGAGTTGTCATTCACGACGTTGACGGCGGACGGGCTCACCAGATGGCCAAGTTCTGGCAGCAGGCCGGTCTCGAGTGCCAGGTCGTCGACAGCGCCCGAGCAGTCGCCCGCTACTGCGGAAGCATTGTCGCCGCAACGTGGTCGCGCCGCCCGCTGCTGCACTTCCCTGACCTCCGGCCGGGCAGTCATATCACCTCGCTTGGAGCGGACGAACCGGGCAAGGAGGAGCTCGATGCCGAGTTGCTGCGGCATGCGCGAGTCATCGTGGACGACCTCGATCTGGCCATGACGTCTGGTGCGCTCGGTAGCGCAGGCCTGCAGCCAGGTGATGCCGCAGCTGTTCTGGGCCAGATCATCGAAGGGACTGTCCCGGCGAGAACCGACGCCGAGCAGGTGACCGTCTACTCCCCGGTCGGATTGCCCTGGCAGGACCTCGCACTCTCCTGGGCCGCCTACCAAGCAGCGCGAGATAGCGGGGCGGGCATCGAGTTCCAGTTCTACTCGCGACCGAACGACGAGGGCAACTCATGA
- a CDS encoding IS5 family transposase (programmed frameshift): MVERLVPDELWELFQRVVPEAPTRPQGGSRRRHGDREVLAAIVFVATSGCTWQQLPSASFGPSGATAHRRFAEWTKARVWAKLHRLVLDELGARGELDWLRCAIDSVNMRALKRGTLTGPNPVDRGKYGSKIHLITERTGLPLSAGISGANLHDSQALIPLVKGIPPIRSRRGRRRRRPGKLHADKGYDYDNLRRWLRKRGIRHRIARKGIESSTRLGRHRWTIERTMSWLAGCRRLHRRYERKSEHFLAFTSIACTLICYRRLTK, encoded by the exons ATCGTGGAGCGGTTGGTGCCGGACGAGTTGTGGGAGTTGTTCCAGCGGGTGGTGCCGGAAGCGCCTACCCGGCCTCAGGGTGGCAGCCGACGTCGACACGGCGACCGGGAGGTGCTGGCTGCGATCGTGTTTGTGGCCACATCGGGATGCACATGGCAGCAGCTGCCGTCCGCGTCGTTCGGGCCGTCGGGAGCAACGGCTCACAGGCGCTTCGCCGAGTGGACGAAGGCCAGAGTCTGGGCCAAGCTGCACCGCCTGGTCCTCGACGAACTCGGCGCCCGTGGTGAGCTGGACTGGTTGCGCTGCGCGATCGACTCGGTGAACATGCGTGCCCTGAAAAGGGGGACCT TGACAGGCCCGAATCCTGTCGACCGGGGCAAGTACGGCTCGAAGATCCACTTGATCACCGAGCGGACCGGTCTGCCCCTGTCTGCGGGGATCTCGGGAGCGAACCTGCACGACAGCCAGGCGCTGATCCCGCTGGTGAAGGGCATACCGCCGATCCGCTCCCGGCGCGGACGTCGACGACGCAGACCGGGAAAGCTCCACGCCGACAAGGGATACGACTACGACAACCTGCGGCGATGGTTACGCAAGCGGGGCATCAGGCACCGCATCGCCCGCAAGGGCATCGAGTCCTCGACCCGCTTGGGCCGGCACCGTTGGACCATAGAACGCACGATGTCCTGGCTCGCTGGATGCCGTCGACTGCACCGCCGTTACGAGCGCAAGAGCGAGCACTTCCTGGCCTTCACCAGCATCGCCTGCACCCTCATCTGCTACCGCAGACTCACCAAATGA
- a CDS encoding PP2C family protein-serine/threonine phosphatase — translation MIPVSDPPHASAGPDTAVDEDLLEELIIEAQTALPVELPDLANRCASALGLDTALIYLADLQQRLLIPLDEALEPLPVDRSSAGWAYRTVSPRVDAADDGLIVWMPLVDGAERLGVLAVRTASLDGVRMRRSQMLAHLFAMLITSKRTYSDWLAARTRTATIRLPAEMLRAFLPPRTIGSNRCVSTAVLEPAYDIAGDAFDHSVVKNVLHTMILDAMGHDLTAGLTTSVAMAAARNTRRGGGDLADVVSSVDQALAQWLPDQFCTGVLCRLDADAGVLRWVNCGHPPPLLIRAERVLDGALDSSPQPPIGLAGPLAPADRQVYETTLEPGDCVLLYTDGVVEARDADGAEFGLDRFTDFIIRSSAAGQRPAEVLRLLIHAILDYQRNQLRDDVTILLFEWRPQYQ, via the coding sequence GTGATACCTGTGTCGGACCCACCGCACGCGTCCGCCGGTCCCGACACCGCCGTCGACGAGGATCTGCTGGAAGAGCTGATCATCGAGGCGCAGACGGCCCTGCCCGTCGAACTGCCCGACCTGGCGAACCGGTGCGCCTCGGCCCTCGGCCTGGACACCGCGCTGATCTACCTCGCCGACCTGCAACAACGGCTGCTCATCCCCCTCGACGAGGCCTTGGAGCCGCTGCCGGTCGACCGCTCGTCGGCCGGCTGGGCGTACCGCACGGTCTCCCCGCGGGTGGACGCCGCCGACGACGGCCTGATCGTCTGGATGCCTCTGGTCGACGGTGCGGAGCGGCTGGGCGTGCTGGCGGTGCGGACCGCCTCGCTCGACGGGGTGCGGATGCGCCGCAGCCAGATGCTGGCCCACCTGTTCGCCATGCTGATCACCTCCAAGCGCACCTACAGCGACTGGCTCGCCGCCCGGACCCGCACCGCGACCATACGGTTGCCCGCCGAGATGCTGCGGGCCTTCCTGCCACCCCGCACCATCGGCAGCAACAGGTGCGTCTCGACCGCGGTCCTGGAACCGGCGTACGACATCGCCGGCGACGCCTTCGACCACTCAGTGGTCAAGAACGTGCTGCACACCATGATCCTCGACGCCATGGGTCACGATCTGACCGCCGGCCTGACCACGTCGGTCGCCATGGCAGCGGCGCGGAACACCCGCCGCGGCGGCGGCGACCTGGCCGACGTCGTCAGCTCCGTCGACCAGGCGCTCGCCCAGTGGCTGCCCGACCAGTTCTGCACCGGCGTGCTGTGCCGACTCGACGCGGACGCCGGGGTGCTGCGCTGGGTCAATTGCGGTCACCCCCCACCACTGCTGATCCGTGCCGAGCGGGTGCTCGACGGAGCGCTGGACAGCTCGCCGCAGCCGCCGATCGGCCTCGCCGGCCCACTCGCCCCGGCAGACCGGCAGGTCTACGAGACGACACTGGAGCCGGGTGATTGCGTCCTGCTCTACACCGACGGTGTCGTGGAGGCTCGCGACGCGGACGGTGCGGAGTTCGGCCTCGACCGGTTCACCGACTTCATCATCCGCTCCTCCGCCGCCGGCCAGCGCCCGGCCGAGGTGCTGCGGCTACTCATCCACGCCATCCTCGATTACCAGCGCAACCAACTGCGGGACGACGTGACCATCCTGCTCTTCGAATGGCGCCCGCAGTACCAGTGA
- a CDS encoding IS701 family transposase, whose product MTEARGDLEAFAAELFDGFFRADQRRWGQAYVRGLLLDGRRKSVEPMAARLGEDGNRQALAHFITSSPWDPAHVRARLAWRMHEAIGPEALIVDDTGFLKDGDASACVSRQYTGTAGKVTNCQVGVSLHLAREQASAAVNWRLFVPASWDPASGQADAAKVARRGRCGIPAQVGHVEKWQLALDMIDETRSWGVDVPLVVADAGYGDAAAFRLGLEERSLPYAVGISCRHTAHPADARPVQPPTRAPASTTESAVPRPCADGERPGHRGRPGGCTAGFLAGRLPAGHGPKRLQAHVLAVRRPQGPARRTGPTQDHGRSRAA is encoded by the coding sequence ATGACCGAGGCCCGGGGGGACCTGGAGGCGTTCGCGGCGGAGTTGTTCGACGGGTTCTTCCGTGCGGACCAGCGGCGGTGGGGACAGGCGTATGTGCGAGGGCTGCTGCTGGACGGGCGGCGTAAGTCGGTGGAGCCGATGGCAGCCCGCCTCGGCGAGGACGGCAACCGGCAGGCGCTGGCGCACTTCATCACCTCCAGCCCGTGGGATCCGGCGCATGTGCGGGCCCGGCTGGCCTGGAGGATGCACGAGGCGATCGGTCCGGAGGCGCTGATCGTTGACGACACCGGCTTCCTCAAGGACGGGGACGCGTCTGCGTGTGTGTCGCGGCAGTACACCGGCACCGCGGGCAAGGTCACCAACTGCCAGGTGGGAGTGTCGCTGCACCTGGCCCGTGAGCAGGCCTCGGCCGCAGTGAACTGGCGGCTGTTCGTGCCCGCTTCATGGGATCCGGCCTCTGGACAGGCGGATGCGGCCAAGGTCGCCCGCCGCGGCCGTTGCGGCATCCCCGCCCAGGTGGGGCATGTGGAGAAGTGGCAGCTGGCCCTGGACATGATCGACGAAACCCGGTCGTGGGGCGTCGATGTCCCCTTGGTCGTGGCGGATGCCGGATACGGCGATGCCGCCGCCTTCCGTCTGGGGCTGGAGGAACGCAGCCTGCCCTATGCGGTCGGGATCTCCTGCCGCCACACCGCCCATCCGGCCGACGCCCGGCCCGTCCAGCCCCCTACGCGGGCACCGGCTTCTACCACCGAAAGCGCAGTACCCCGACCCTGCGCAGACGGTGAAAGACCTGGTCATCGCGGTAGGCCGGGCGGCTGCACGGCCGGTTTCCTGGCGGGTAGGCTCCCGGCCGGGCACGGGCCGAAACGGCTTCAAGCGCATGTACTCGCGGTTCGTCGCCCTCAGGGTCCGGCCCGCCGGACGGGGCCTACGCAAGACCACGGACGCTCCCGAGCTGCCTGA
- a CDS encoding transposase, translating to MYSRFVALRVRPAGRGLRKTTDAPELPERWLLAEWPATESEPVQFWLSSLPSGMPLATLVRLTKLRWRIEHDYREMKQALGLAHFEGRTWGGWHHHVTLVSAAHAFCTLRRMARAPKDTAAV from the coding sequence ATGTACTCGCGGTTCGTCGCCCTCAGGGTCCGGCCCGCCGGACGGGGCCTACGCAAGACCACGGACGCTCCCGAGCTGCCTGAACGCTGGCTGCTGGCCGAATGGCCCGCCACCGAGAGCGAGCCGGTGCAGTTCTGGCTGTCCAGCCTGCCCTCCGGCATGCCACTGGCCACCCTGGTGCGGCTGACCAAGCTGCGCTGGCGCATCGAGCACGACTACCGGGAGATGAAACAGGCCCTGGGACTTGCCCACTTCGAAGGCCGCACCTGGGGCGGCTGGCACCACCATGTCACCCTCGTCTCCGCCGCCCATGCCTTCTGCACCCTCAGGCGCATGGCTCGCGCCCCAAAAGACACAGCGGCGGTCTGA
- a CDS encoding transposase: MCRHELTDREWGSLAPLIPQAVTGRPRVDDRRIVNGMVYKIRTSISWRDLPERYESWKTVYTRFPATRSMDASPVLCSRSRPGADAAGDIDWLVQVDIVRAHQHAADTGREGGSTSGTNRTITRSAGPEADRPPKSTRLRR; this comes from the coding sequence GTGTGTCGACATGAACTTACCGATCGGGAATGGGGGTCACTGGCCCCGCTGATACCCCAGGCCGTGACCGGTCGTCCTCGCGTGGACGACCGGCGAATCGTCAACGGCATGGTGTACAAGATCCGTACCAGTATCTCCTGGCGTGACCTGCCGGAACGCTACGAGTCTTGGAAAACGGTCTACACGCGCTTCCCCGCTACGCGGTCGATGGACGCTTCACCCGTGCTCTGCAGCAGATCCAGACCCGGCGCGGATGCGGCCGGTGACATCGACTGGCTGGTCCAGGTCGACATCGTCCGAGCCCATCAGCACGCCGCCGACACCGGCCGAGAAGGGGGAAGCACCAGCGGGACGAACCGGACGATCACGCGCTCGGCCGGTCCCGAGGCGGACCGACCACCAAAGTCCACTCGCCTGCGACGGTAA
- a CDS encoding replication-relaxation family protein, whose protein sequence is MTLVGPSWSVVWSGRLLAWVERAAPDRTAPHRTEGATVAMMNVDLGGGDRLALAQYRMATTEQMHLVIAPGVRIEQTRRRLTKLREEGLVDRVTLP, encoded by the coding sequence GTGACGCTGGTCGGGCCTTCGTGGTCGGTGGTCTGGTCGGGCCGACTCCTGGCCTGGGTCGAACGCGCGGCGCCGGACAGAACGGCGCCGCACCGTACGGAAGGGGCGACGGTGGCGATGATGAACGTGGACCTGGGCGGAGGGGACCGGCTGGCGCTGGCGCAGTACCGGATGGCGACGACCGAGCAGATGCATCTGGTGATCGCGCCGGGGGTGCGGATCGAGCAGACGCGGCGACGGCTGACCAAGCTGCGCGAGGAGGGGCTCGTGGACCGCGTCACCCTGCCGTAG
- a CDS encoding low affinity iron permease family protein: MVVRHPAERGKGRFERFSESASNVTSSPVFYAFCLLLVAFFVATHVAGLAVSQQLLAGDLMTCVTLLLLALLKNSERRAERAIQRKLDAIAAALLEQSEGEAREAQKDLRRAIRMEEDL; encoded by the coding sequence ATGGTCGTGCGGCATCCTGCCGAGAGAGGAAAAGGGAGATTCGAGCGGTTCTCCGAATCCGCCTCGAACGTCACCAGCTCGCCCGTATTCTATGCGTTCTGTCTGCTGCTGGTCGCCTTCTTCGTAGCCACGCACGTTGCGGGTTTGGCGGTTTCGCAGCAGTTGCTGGCCGGTGATTTGATGACTTGCGTCACGTTGCTGCTGCTAGCGTTGTTGAAGAACTCGGAGCGACGGGCCGAGCGTGCTATCCAGCGGAAGCTTGATGCGATCGCAGCAGCGCTCCTGGAACAGAGCGAGGGCGAGGCGCGCGAGGCTCAGAAGGATCTTCGGAGGGCAATCAGGATGGAAGAAGATCTCTAG
- a CDS encoding CsbD family protein — MAGEQKAKGKMEEVAGKAKERVGRTLGNERMTAEGQAKKSKGAARQAKEKTKDVFKH; from the coding sequence ATGGCAGGAGAGCAAAAGGCCAAGGGCAAGATGGAAGAGGTCGCGGGAAAGGCAAAGGAGAGGGTCGGCCGTACCCTGGGCAACGAGCGGATGACGGCCGAAGGACAGGCCAAGAAATCGAAGGGCGCGGCCCGTCAGGCCAAGGAGAAGACGAAGGACGTTTTCAAGCATTGA
- a CDS encoding gas vesicle protein K → MSTRGDLTEEEEQLGSTLMILHAPTSDLCASYGLTIEDLNPDLGPLRAPLPPVRPD, encoded by the coding sequence ATGTCGACCAGGGGGGACCTCACCGAGGAGGAAGAGCAGCTGGGCTCCACCCTCATGATCCTCCACGCCCCCACGTCCGATCTGTGCGCCAGCTACGGCCTGACCATAGAGGATCTCAATCCGGACCTCGGCCCGCTCCGCGCACCTCTCCCACCTGTTCGTCCCGACTGA
- a CDS encoding gamma carbonic anhydrase family protein: MITEAQGIRIRHRGHEPQVHPTAYVAPTATLVGDVRVGPRARVMYGAVLDAEESRIEVGEAAVICENAVLRGSAVAGDQPVLVDDHVFVGPHATLLGCEVGRCVYVATAATVLQCARLGAGSVVAVGALVHARTVLPDEYFVPPHTVALDAPVRLLTPGDPGLAEAVGRVGFAQVAFGVDAEWTDRISRHEHIAEVRVAEFGTHADDEVLNLG, encoded by the coding sequence GTGATCACTGAAGCGCAGGGAATCCGCATCCGGCATCGCGGGCATGAACCGCAGGTCCATCCCACCGCCTATGTCGCCCCGACGGCCACGCTCGTCGGTGATGTCCGCGTGGGGCCGAGGGCGCGGGTGATGTACGGTGCGGTACTCGACGCCGAGGAGTCTCGGATCGAGGTCGGGGAGGCGGCAGTGATCTGCGAGAACGCGGTGTTGCGCGGGTCTGCGGTCGCCGGCGATCAGCCAGTGCTTGTCGACGACCACGTCTTCGTGGGGCCGCATGCCACCCTGCTGGGCTGCGAGGTCGGCAGGTGCGTCTATGTGGCGACCGCGGCGACGGTCCTGCAGTGCGCACGGTTGGGGGCCGGCTCAGTTGTCGCTGTCGGCGCGCTCGTCCATGCGCGCACCGTTCTGCCCGACGAGTACTTCGTGCCGCCGCACACCGTGGCGCTTGACGCGCCGGTGCGGCTGCTGACCCCAGGCGATCCGGGCCTGGCCGAGGCCGTCGGGCGGGTGGGCTTCGCACAGGTGGCGTTCGGCGTCGACGCGGAGTGGACCGACCGGATCAGCCGGCACGAGCACATCGCGGAGGTGCGCGTCGCCGAGTTCGGCACGCACGCGGACGATGAGGTTCTGAATCTCGGCTAG
- a CDS encoding transposase has protein sequence MVARIGCLRGIDTLTGFALAVEIGDWERFTGASIGAYLGLVPSESSSGQSRSQGPITKTGNSHARRLLVEAAWHHRKRYRAGATIQARWQRAPAAARARGHLGNQRLNQRWTTFIAHHKRPVVANVAIARELAGWCWSLATLPD, from the coding sequence GTGGTCGCCCGGATCGGGTGCCTGCGCGGAATCGACACGCTCACCGGCTTCGCCCTGGCCGTGGAGATCGGCGACTGGGAGCGGTTCACCGGCGCGAGCATCGGCGCCTACCTCGGGCTGGTACCGAGTGAGTCCTCCAGCGGCCAGTCCCGTTCGCAAGGACCGATCACCAAGACCGGCAACTCCCATGCCCGCAGGCTGTTGGTCGAAGCCGCCTGGCACCACCGCAAGCGCTACCGGGCCGGGGCCACGATCCAAGCCCGCTGGCAACGCGCACCGGCCGCGGCGCGTGCCCGCGGACACCTGGGCAACCAGCGGCTCAACCAGCGCTGGACGACCTTCATCGCCCACCACAAGCGGCCGGTCGTCGCGAACGTGGCCATCGCCCGCGAGCTGGCCGGCTGGTGCTGGTCGCTGGCCACCCTGCCCGACTGA